In the genome of Nonomuraea sp. NBC_00507, the window GAGCACGCTCGTACGCCTCAGCTCCGACGACGCCGAACGCGGCGAGCGGGAGCTGGACTCGGCCAAGACCCGCGCCAAGGAGGTCGCCACCCTGCTCGGCTCGTCCGACGGCACGCTGGTCGGCGAGACGCTCACCGAGATGGAGAAGTCCACGCGGTCGGGCATCAGCCGGCTGAAGCGGGCCGAGCCGCGCTCACCGAAGATCGAAAAATTCGCACGCGACCAGAAAGAGGTCGTCGGGCCGATGCTCCCGCAGCTCAGCGAGGATCAGCAGACCCAAGCGGAGGGCTATTTGCACTACATCGAAGGTCTGGCCGCGCCCGGGTAGCTCTGTAAGCTGGCGCTCATGTGGCGGCTAATCCGACGACGACACGAGGTGGAGCCCGAGGCCGCCGGCGAGGCCGCGGCGGAAGCGGCGATCGCCGTCGCCCCGGTCGAGCCGGACCTCCAGGCGGCAGCCTTCTTCGACGTCGACAACACGATGATGCGCGGCGCCTCGATCTACCACTTCGCCAGAGGGCTTGCCACACGCGGCATGTTCACCACGTCCGACCTGTTCAAGTTCGCCGTAGGGCAGGCGGTGTTCCGGTTGCGCGGCAACGAAAACCCCGAGCACATCGCGGTGGCGCGGGAGACCGCGCTGGCGTTCGTGGCCGGCGCCAAGGTCGAGGACGTCGTACGCCTCGGCGAGGAGATCTACGACGAGGTCATGGCCGACCGCATCTGGGGCGGCACCCGGGCGCTCGCCCAGGCCCACCTGGACGCCGGGCAGCGGGTCTGGCTGGTCACCGCCACGCCGGTGGAGCTGGCCAGGGTCATCGCGCAGCGCCTCGGACTGACCGGCGCGCTCGGCACGGTGGCCGAGACCAGCAACGGCATCTACACCGGCCGGCTGGTCGGCGACCTCCTCCACGGACCGGCCAAAGCCGAGGCGGTCCGGGCGCTGGCCCGTCGTGAGGGCCTCGATCTGACCCGCTGCACCGCCTACAGCGACTCGGCCAACGACCTGCCGATGTTGTCACTGGTCGGCCAGGCGGTGGCCATCAACCCGGACAGCGAGCTCCGCGAGCACGCCAGGAGACACGACTGGCCCATCAAGGACTTCCGCACCGGGCGCAAGGCGACTCTGACGGCCCTGCCCATCGCCGCCGGCGTGGGGGCCGTGGCGGGCGGCGTCGCCGCCGCCATCGCACTACGCCGCCACTACCGCACCCAGCGCTGAGCTCCCCGCACGCCGCCCGGCCCGCCGCGGACGGCGGGCGGCGGGCGGGTCGCGTCACTTCAGAGACTTGAACAGCTCACCGGCCTCCGGCTGCTTCCACTGGAGGCGGTGGTTGTCACGCGTGTACGGCTCCCACGGGACCGTCACCAGATCCATCTTGGTCTTCGCAAGCTCGCCCGCCAGCTCGTACATCGCCTCCAAGCTCAGGTCTGTCTTGACCGCCTTCCGCAGCGCACCGAGGAAGGCCTTCAGCCGGTCGGCGTCCGCGAAGGCCGTGCCGGCTTTCTTCACCATCGCGAGCACGAGCTGCTGCTGGCGCTTGATCCGCCCAATGTCCGACCCATCGCCGACATACCGCAGCCGCGCGTACCCCAGCGCCGTCTCCCCGTTCAGCAGGACCTTCCCGGCAGGCAGCTTCAGCTTCGCCTTCGGATCGTCCACGGCCCGGGCCACGGTGATCTCCACTCCCCCGAGCGCGTCCACCATGCCTTTGAAGCCCGCGAAGTCCACCTCCACCGTGTGCTGAATGGACAGCCCGGTCAGCTTTTCCAGTGTCCTGCGCAGGCAGGCGGCCCCGCCCTTGTTGTACACCGAATTGATCATGTCCGTCCGCGCCGGCAGCCCCGAGCAGGCGGGAATCGCCACCATCGAGTCGCGCGGCACGCTGACGGCCGTGGCCCTGCCCCGGTCGGCGGGCACGTGAATGATCATGATGGTGTCGGACCGTTTCCCCGCTCCGGTGGACCGCGGGCCATAGGGAGCGTTGCCCTCGCCCTCCCGCGTGTCCGACCCGATCACCAGCACGTTACGCGTGCCGCTCATGTCCACGGCCTGCGATCCGGCTGGAGGCGCGGCGGTGTGCCGGTCGGCGATCAGCACGGTGGGCACGGCGACCGCGGCGGCCGTGGCGACGGCCACCAGCCCGGCGGTCCACCAGCCTGCCCACCGGCGCCGCGGCCGGGCCCGCAGCAGGCGGTCCCGCTGGCGGACGAGCGTCGCGGGCGGTTCGTGCTCCAGCTCCCTGCCGAGGTCGCGGAGCAGCTTCAGGTCGTCCATCGTCACTCCTCCTCCATGGGGTTGGCGTCGCCGAGCGCGGCACGTACCTTCCGCCTGCCCCTGTTGAGGCGGGAGCGCACGGTTCCGATGGGGATGCCGAGCGCCTGCGCGACCTCCTCGTACGTGAGATCGCCCCAGGCGATCAACAGCAGGACGTCGCGGTCCTTGACGGGCAGGGCGGCCAGCGCGCCCGCCAGCTCGGCGCGTACGGCCTGAGCGGTCACGCCGGCGACCACCCGGTCGGCGGGCGACTCGATGTCGGAGTCGACAGGGGCACGCAGGAGGGCGCGGTAGCGGGCGGCCTCCTTGCGGTGGTGCCGGGAGATGAGCTTGGTGAGGATGCCGAAGAGCCACGGCCGGGCGTCCTCGTACGCCAGGTCATAGCTCTCCCTGCGGGAGAAGGCGACCAGGAACGTCTCGCCGACGAGGTCTTCCGCGGGCTCGGGGCCGAGCCGCTTGGAGACGTACCGATAGAGCATGGCGGAGTATCGGTCGAACAGCTCGGCGAACACCTCGGGATCGGTCCACGAGGCGCATACGAGCTCCGCGTCCGCACCCCGGGTGGCGGGTTGCAGGATCATCTCCGCCCTTCTGTAGGGGGATGGGTCACCGATGTCTTGCCACAACCCGCCACAAGGGTTCACAGCTCCTTCAGGAAGCCTCCGTCGACGGCGAACTCGGCGCCGGTCGTGCTGGCCGAGCGCGGCGAGGCCAGCAGGGCGACCATGTCCGCGATCTCCTGCGGGTACACCAGGCGTCCGGTGAGCAGCCTCATCATGTCAGGCGCGACCTGGGCGATGACGTCCTCTTTGGCAGCCCCGGCCATGCCCCCGATGACCTCGGCGGCCCCGCCGTCCTTGGTCCACCAGTCGGTGAGCACCGGGCCCGGCGCGATCGTGTTGACCCGGATGCCCTGAGTGCCGAACTCCTCCGACACGGCCTTGCCCACGTGATTGAGCGCCGCCTTGGCCGCGCCGTAGTCGACGTTGATGGCCCCGGGCTGCCGGGCCGAGCCGCTGGAGATGTTGATGATCGAGCCGCCGCCCCGCTCGATCATGACGGGCACGGCGGCGCGGATCATGCGGACGGCCGAGAACAGGTTGAACTCGAACATCGCCTGCCAGTCCGCGTCGCCGGGCGTCATGAACCCGACCCGCGGCAACCTCACCCCGGGCGGCGGCCCGCCGGCATTGTTGACGAGGATGTCCACGCCGCCGAACTCCTCCACCGCACGCGCGATGACCCGCGCCGGCGCCTGCGGGTCCATGAGGTCGACCGCGACGTGCGTCGCTTTGGCGTCGACCGGTGTACGGGAGGCGGCGACCACGTGCGCGCCCTCGTCGGCCAGGGTTCGGGCGACGGCGAGGCCGATGCCCTTGGACGCGCCGGTGACGACGGCGACGCGGCCGGAAAGCTCGAGATCCATGGGGATGTCCTTCGGTGTAGACGACGAATCGCCCGGAGAACACCGGGGACACCCCACCGGTTGCACTACAGGAACGGCGGGAAGGCGTGGCCTCTGCGCAGCCGCAGCTCGTTGAGCATCTGCTGGATCA includes:
- a CDS encoding DUF5667 domain-containing protein, with the protein product MGRARRRRERVLEHLTELRRLPIGGAPEPSFRARLRAELLSGALAAERGRPATPKHARRRSARRRPLLSHLTTFGLAAAMMISAFATYQAVPGDSLYPLKRAAESTLVRLSSDDAERGERELDSAKTRAKEVATLLGSSDGTLVGETLTEMEKSTRSGISRLKRAEPRSPKIEKFARDQKEVVGPMLPQLSEDQQTQAEGYLHYIEGLAAPG
- a CDS encoding HAD family hydrolase yields the protein MWRLIRRRHEVEPEAAGEAAAEAAIAVAPVEPDLQAAAFFDVDNTMMRGASIYHFARGLATRGMFTTSDLFKFAVGQAVFRLRGNENPEHIAVARETALAFVAGAKVEDVVRLGEEIYDEVMADRIWGGTRALAQAHLDAGQRVWLVTATPVELARVIAQRLGLTGALGTVAETSNGIYTGRLVGDLLHGPAKAEAVRALARREGLDLTRCTAYSDSANDLPMLSLVGQAVAINPDSELREHARRHDWPIKDFRTGRKATLTALPIAAGVGAVAGGVAAAIALRRHYRTQR
- a CDS encoding LCP family protein; its protein translation is MDDLKLLRDLGRELEHEPPATLVRQRDRLLRARPRRRWAGWWTAGLVAVATAAAVAVPTVLIADRHTAAPPAGSQAVDMSGTRNVLVIGSDTREGEGNAPYGPRSTGAGKRSDTIMIIHVPADRGRATAVSVPRDSMVAIPACSGLPARTDMINSVYNKGGAACLRRTLEKLTGLSIQHTVEVDFAGFKGMVDALGGVEITVARAVDDPKAKLKLPAGKVLLNGETALGYARLRYVGDGSDIGRIKRQQQLVLAMVKKAGTAFADADRLKAFLGALRKAVKTDLSLEAMYELAGELAKTKMDLVTVPWEPYTRDNHRLQWKQPEAGELFKSLK
- a CDS encoding RNA polymerase sigma factor, translated to MILQPATRGADAELVCASWTDPEVFAELFDRYSAMLYRYVSKRLGPEPAEDLVGETFLVAFSRRESYDLAYEDARPWLFGILTKLISRHHRKEAARYRALLRAPVDSDIESPADRVVAGVTAQAVRAELAGALAALPVKDRDVLLLIAWGDLTYEEVAQALGIPIGTVRSRLNRGRRKVRAALGDANPMEEE
- a CDS encoding SDR family NAD(P)-dependent oxidoreductase — encoded protein: MDLELSGRVAVVTGASKGIGLAVARTLADEGAHVVAASRTPVDAKATHVAVDLMDPQAPARVIARAVEEFGGVDILVNNAGGPPPGVRLPRVGFMTPGDADWQAMFEFNLFSAVRMIRAAVPVMIERGGGSIINISSGSARQPGAINVDYGAAKAALNHVGKAVSEEFGTQGIRVNTIAPGPVLTDWWTKDGGAAEVIGGMAGAAKEDVIAQVAPDMMRLLTGRLVYPQEIADMVALLASPRSASTTGAEFAVDGGFLKEL